Sequence from the Rutidosis leptorrhynchoides isolate AG116_Rl617_1_P2 chromosome 3, CSIRO_AGI_Rlap_v1, whole genome shotgun sequence genome:
AGTGAGTTTTTTAACTGTTAGTTGCCCATCATTTGCAAAAGACCATTTCCATGAATCCTTGTGTGTACCATCAAAGTTAAAATTGGAAATAAGTGACAATAGTGCATCGAATTCACCTTTTGTTCTACCATACGGATACCGTAACCATTCCCAATTAAACATCAACGTTTCTGACTTCATGTTGACTCGATCGCATAACAGCACATCCTTCTTTGCTTCTAGCCGATATAACCTTGGGAACAACAGCTTTAGTTTTTCTCCCCCGGCCCAAGTTTCGTCCCAAAAAAGTGTTGAAGAACCATCTCCAATTGATTTGATGAAGGACCCTTTAAAGTTTATGTTCATATCATCAAGCTCGTGACCTGCCATAACAATATTACGCCAAGTGCTTGGTTTTGAAGAGCGAAGTGATTCGCTATCCAACCCCAAAGCACCACATGAACCGTAGATGCTTCgaataattttgacccaaagtgactcggtttcggttttaaacctccaccaccattttcccAATAAAGCAAGGTTTTTATGTTTTAAAAGCCTAATATTTAACCCGCCCAAATTATAAGGTGAAACGACACGATCCCATTTGACCCAAGAAATTTTGGAACCcgaacccgacccgccccaaaaaaacgcTCGCCTCACACTCTCAAGTAATTTAAGGATACAGTTCGGGGCACGAAAAATCGAGAAGTAATACAACGGTAGACTATTAAGAACCGATTTGATAAGAACCAATCTTCCACCAAATGACATCGATCGCATTTTCCAATTTGAGAGTCGCGTTTTAATTTTATCAATAACCGGAATCCAACATTTCTTTTTGCTCATATTTGCACCAATAGGCATCCCGAGATATGTGAACGGAAATGACCCCACTTGGGAACCAAATCGATTTGCCATACGGTTAACCTCATCTTGACTCACGCCTATACCATAGATACAACTTTTATGGAAGTTAACTTTTAACCCCGATGCCAATTCAAATCATTTGAGGAGGTTTTGGAGACTTAACGCATTCGCCCGAGATCATTCACCAATAAAAATGGTATCGTTCGCATATTGTAAATGCGAAACTAAAACTTTATCGTTCCCGATTTCAACCCCCTTGAACAAACCCTTCTCAATGGCCACTTTTGCTAAGATGTTTAACCCTTCCGCTGCAAGAATAAAGAGAAAAGGGGAAAGAGGGTCCCCTTGTCGAATGCCTCTACCTAAAGACAATTTACGCGTCGGGGATCCGtttactaaaatagaaatagatgcCGATGTAAGACATGATTTAATCCACTTTATCCATTTCGCCCCGAACCCCATACATCTCATAACATCCAAAAGAAAATCCCAATTGAGACAATCGAAGGCCTTTTCAAAATTGACTTTGAAAAGGATACTTTTTTGTTTTTTATCTTTTAAATATTCTATACTTTCGTTCACAATTAGAGCACCATCCAAAATATACCGAACTTTTATAAAAGCACTTTGTTCCGAGCCGACAAGAGATGGGATAACTCGTCGTAATCTATTTGACAACATCTTGGcaattattttataataactaccAATTAGACTAATAGGACGAAAATCACCGAGACCAAGGAGATCTGATTTCTTTGGTATTAATGTAACGAATGAAGAGTTACACCCTCACAAAAATTCACTTTTTTCCCCAGAACCACATTATAGCATTAACGGGTGCCTTAGAGCTCTCACAATCGAAAATTGCATCATGAATTTCTTTTTCATCGAATGGATGTTCTAACGCGGATGCTGAATCATTAGACAAGGAAGGATATGATAAATCTTCCATGGAAGGCCTTTCAATAATTGGTTCCGCAAAATTTCGCTTAAAATGTTTAAAAATTTCCTCCTTGATATCAACAGGCGAAACATTCCATGCACCATTAATCGTCAACCCTCGAATATTgcatttattatttttttctcctAATTACTGAGTGGAAGTACTTAGTATTTTCGTCACCTTCTATCACCCATTTAATACGAGCTTTCTGTTTTAACATCTCCGTTTTCAGCCTCTCATTTTCTAACCATTTTTTTTATTCTTTCCACAAGGCCTGTTCTGTATCATCTAATAACACGCTTTCTGCCTTTAATTCTAAGTTAATCGCAACACTTTTCAAAGCCTCAATATCCCCATCAATACCTTTCATATTGTTATAACTCCAATCCTTTAGCGCACTTTTAACATTTTTAAGATGATTTCTGAACATACAATCCTTACGTTGAATCTCAGGGACCGAAATTTTCCAATTATCTTGAACAAGCTTATCAACACCCTCGTCACTAAACCAAGCATCGAACACCTTGAATGGTTTTGGTCCAAAATTTCTCTCATCATCTTTTAATACAATAGGACAATGGTCCGAAAATTTTCTTTCTAAAGCAACCACGGTTAGATCACTCCATATAAAATGACATTTATCGAAAACTAGGAACCTATCAAGCTTACTAAATTTAACCCCATCATCGCTAACTCGAGTAAAATTTCGCCCACCCAATGGAATTTCCATCAGACTATTACTTGCAATAAAATCATTAAATCTTCTAGCCTTGTATTCAAGGAATTCGCAATTGGACCTATCCGATTCTTCTCTAACTTCGTTAAAATCGCCACAAATTATCCAAGCttcatttttttttccttctaaCATACTACTCATATTATCCCATAGTTTGATTTTTTTGGCATCATCATGGGGACCATAAACATTTATTATATTAATTACCTCATTTGTATGCTTTAGAATACCACGGATGCTAATTACACAATCAAACATGAAACAATCAGTAGCTTCAAAAAAACTTGTATCCCATATTAGAAGCGGCCCCCCACTCTTTCCAATTTTCTCTTTTTGCACAAAATTACATTCTGATGACCCCCAAAGTTTATGAACCCAACTATCCTCAACTAATTTTATTCGTGTTTCTTGTAAGGCTACAAAAGATGGTTTTTCACTTAAAATTAACCTTCTAGCCCACTCAAACTTATCAATCTTTCCCCCGAGACAAAAACCCCTTATGTTAAGCGAAACAATCTTCATGAATAAAAAAACAAAACAATTTTGTGATAAAGGTCTTTACTGGAAGGATTTTCTCTCCCTCCACTTGAGACCTAACTTAGTCCCATATTCCCTAACCCCAATCGAAGGGATTGACTGATGAGACTTAACAAAAACAGAATTATTTGAATTGCTATTAGATGATTCTGTTGATGACTTACTTTTTACAGCGCAACTGGAGCACTTCGAACGAAGAGGTTTATCATCAGGTTTCATCTTTCGCGCTGAGTTCTTTAAATTAATCATCTTAAACAATGAGAACCAAAAAATAAACAAAACGACTCAACAATAACCATTGATGTTTTTTGAACTCCCGCGTCTTAATTCATCTTGGCACAAGTGAAACACTACAAAAATGAAACGCCTTGAAATAATTGATGGGCATGActtgtgagacgacccgtcctaatccatatggacgaatacattacatttggtaacattgtgaggtatttgacctctatatgatacattttacaaacattgcattcgtttttaaaagacaaactttcattacaacgaaagttgacaggcatgcatgctatctcataatatatccaaactatgaatgacttgttatcaatcttgatgaactcaatgactcgaatgcaacgtcttttgaagtatgccatgaatgactccaagtaatatctttaaaatgagcaaatgcacagtggatgatttctttaatacctaagaataaacatgttttcaagtgtcaaccaaaaggttggtgagttcattagtttatcataatcattcattttcatcattttaatagaccacaagatttcatatattgacacgcgtaactcgcgaattaaaattcgttcatatggtgaacacctggtaaccggccttaacaggatgcatatagaatatccccatcattccaggactcacatcggacatgataaatcaaagtactaaagcagttcaaattctctgactggggcttgttagtgcccatagatctatctttaggattcgcgtcaattggtggcaattatcata
This genomic interval carries:
- the LOC139900289 gene encoding uncharacterized protein, which produces MKIVSLNIRGFCLGGKIDKFEWARRLILSEKPSFVALQETRIKLVEDSWVHKLWGSSECNFVQKEKIGKSGGPLLIWDTSFFEATDCFMFDCVISIRGILKHTNEVINIINVYGPHDDAKKIKLWDNMSSMLEGKKNEAWIICGDFNEVREESDRSNCEFLEYKARRFNDFIASNSLMEIPLGGRNFTRVSDDGVKFSKLDRFLVFDKCHFIWSDLTVVALERKFSDHCPIVLKDDERNFGPKPFKVFDAWFSDEGVDKLVQDNWKISVPEIQRKDCMFRNHLKNVKSALKDWSYNNMKGIDGDIEALKSVAINLELKAESVLLDDTEQALWKE